The Chryseobacterium sp. G0186 genome includes the window AGCGGCATTGGACTTTCTTTATCCAAAAGTATTTTTGATCATCATTATATTGTAATGAAAATTGATTCTGTTGTGAATGTCGGAACCAGTGTTCTTCTTGTATTTCCCCAGAATACATAAAATTTTTATTGATTGGCTAGCAATTTACTTTTACGTTTGGGCTAAAGCCAATGGACTGTATTTGAAAAGGTAAACGGACTAAAGTCCGTTTCTATTGATTGTAAACATGATTATAAATAACAGTCATTCATCATTATTCATGAAAATTTTAAATTTTAATCTCCCGCAGATTTCACAGATTTAGCAGATGTTTTGGATAGATTTGTGTGGTCTGTTCCCAGGTTGAAATATTTGTAAAGCGATCTGCGTAATCAGCAAAATCTGCGAGAGAATCATTAAAAATCTATCTTAGATAGCCATTCTAATCAAACTCTAATGTTGGGCTAATTGAATTTTAATTTCATTCGAAATTACCTCTAATATTAGGGGAATAGCTTTGTGGTCTTAAAATAAGAGACCTTGAAGAAGATTTTTTTTACACTATTTTATATTCATTGTTTCAGTTTCTTTTCTGCACAGATTTCGGATACCCTGAAAATTGACAGAAAGGAGGCTGAAACGATTTTTCTTGCCAATAACCTTGACCTTATTGCTCAAAAACTTGAAATTTCCCAGGCGGAAGCAAGAGCTGTTCAGGCAAAGTATTGGCCCAATCCCAAATTAAGTATCAGTGAGGTGAACCTTTGGAGAACCTATGACATTGAAGAGCAGCCGGCACTCATCGGAAACTGGGGTAAGAATACTCAGATCTCTGCAGAAATAGAACAGGTGATTCAGACAGCAGGTAAAAGGAGAAAAAACATTGAGTTGCAGAAAATTGAAGTGGAGGGAGAGAAATATGAATTACAGGAAGTATTGCGTGAACTTAAGAAAACACTCAGGAATACAATTACTGAAATTTTATACAATCAGGAACAGCAGAGGATTTATCAAGGGCAGATTACCTCTATTGAAAAATTAACGAAATCCTATAACAACCAACTCAATCTTGGGAATATCAGCAAGGCAGAATATGTACGCTTAAAAGCTCAGGAGATTGAGTTCAAGAAAAAACTGGTTTCATTGAAACAGGAAATAGAAGAACAACAGGTAGAACTGAAATCTCTGCTGATGATCTCTTCCAATTCTTACCTTGTTATTTCAGACTCATTTACGATGCCGGAAAAACAGCTTTCTGAAGTGGAATTGACTCAGTGGCTGGAAAAAGCAAAGGAAAACCGTCCTGATATTATGATCTCCAAAAATAAAGAGAAACATGCTTCCAAGAATCTGGAAATTCAAAATGCAATGAAGACTCCTGATGTTGCTGTTTCCATAGGGTATGACCGTGGAGGAAATATCATGAAAGACTTTATTGGACTGGGGGTTTCGGTTGATCTTCCGATTTTCGACAGAAATAAAGGGAATATTCAGGAAGCCAGACTTGAGATTGAGAAAAGCAAGAATGAGACCCGTAAAAATATGCTGAAATCTGAGAATGAAATTGTCTCTGTTTTCAGAAATTATATCCGTACACAAGAAGTTTCCAAAGAGATTGACGAGACTTATGAATCTACATTAGATGGGTTGTTGGTGAGCCATGAAAAAAACTTCAGGCTAAGAAATATCAGCATGTTGGAGTATATGGATTTTCTGGATACCTACATCGGCAACAAAATGATCATACTGGACACGAAAAAAGAACTTAATCAATACTACGAAAACCTGCAATATGTT containing:
- a CDS encoding TolC family protein, giving the protein MKKIFFTLFYIHCFSFFSAQISDTLKIDRKEAETIFLANNLDLIAQKLEISQAEARAVQAKYWPNPKLSISEVNLWRTYDIEEQPALIGNWGKNTQISAEIEQVIQTAGKRRKNIELQKIEVEGEKYELQEVLRELKKTLRNTITEILYNQEQQRIYQGQITSIEKLTKSYNNQLNLGNISKAEYVRLKAQEIEFKKKLVSLKQEIEEQQVELKSLLMISSNSYLVISDSFTMPEKQLSEVELTQWLEKAKENRPDIMISKNKEKHASKNLEIQNAMKTPDVAVSIGYDRGGNIMKDFIGLGVSVDLPIFDRNKGNIQEARLEIEKSKNETRKNMLKSENEIVSVFRNYIRTQEVSKEIDETYESTLDGLLVSHEKNFRLRNISMLEYMDFLDTYIGNKMIILDTKKELNQYYENLQYVVGQDL